From a single Natronocella acetinitrilica genomic region:
- a CDS encoding ComEA family DNA-binding protein, which yields MQRMALRLFLAVCLFFPLANVGLADGPEPVNINTADAETLAQMLSGVGVARAEAIVEYRDANGDFATADDLTAVSGIGPATVDANRQLIIVE from the coding sequence ATGCAACGCATGGCACTTCGTCTTTTCCTCGCCGTCTGTCTGTTTTTCCCGCTCGCCAACGTCGGTCTTGCCGACGGGCCGGAGCCCGTCAACATCAACACCGCCGATGCAGAGACCCTCGCCCAGATGTTGTCTGGTGTGGGTGTCGCCCGTGCCGAGGCCATTGTCGAGTATCGGGATGCCAACGGTGATTTCGCGACAGCCGATGATCTGACCGCGGTTTCGGGCATTGGCCCGGCCACGGTTGATGCCAATCGGCAGCTGATTATCGTGGAATAG
- a CDS encoding diguanylate cyclase has protein sequence MDVNDPYVKVLDIEQTLAELNHTVDQLRQERDDLEIALTTAVEHGDAIESQLDLANRQLMSEVRERRAIEKQLRDLVATISQKSRDLEVVLQTITEHSDQMDLHWLGRYIESENIARSDPLTGLANRRMLDETMAKEWSRGRRRRQCIGMLLCDVDFFKSYNDRHGHQAGDVCLVRIADALRQELHREGDLIARYGGEEFVVLLPDTDATGVRRVAESIQTGFASLAIPHEDSPWGRITLSIGAAAMMPTNDNESALFAEVDRRLYVAKQQGRNRIVSAD, from the coding sequence ATGGATGTCAATGATCCCTACGTCAAAGTGCTCGACATTGAACAGACGCTTGCGGAGCTGAACCACACCGTCGATCAGTTGCGGCAGGAGCGCGATGATCTAGAGATCGCCCTGACAACCGCCGTTGAACATGGCGACGCAATAGAGTCTCAACTTGACCTCGCCAACCGTCAGCTCATGAGCGAAGTTCGTGAGCGGCGCGCCATCGAAAAGCAGCTACGCGACCTGGTCGCGACAATCTCGCAGAAGAGCCGTGATCTCGAGGTCGTCCTGCAGACCATCACCGAGCATTCCGATCAGATGGACCTCCACTGGCTCGGTCGCTACATCGAATCCGAAAACATTGCCCGCAGCGACCCACTTACCGGGCTGGCCAACCGGCGCATGCTTGACGAGACCATGGCCAAGGAATGGTCGCGGGGCCGGCGTCGGCGGCAGTGCATCGGCATGCTGTTGTGCGATGTGGATTTCTTCAAGTCATACAATGACCGGCACGGGCATCAGGCCGGAGACGTCTGTCTGGTCAGGATCGCTGATGCGCTGCGCCAGGAATTGCACCGGGAGGGGGATCTCATAGCCCGGTACGGTGGTGAGGAATTCGTGGTGCTGCTCCCGGATACGGACGCGACTGGCGTGAGACGTGTCGCTGAAAGCATTCAGACAGGCTTCGCGTCGCTGGCAATACCGCATGAGGACTCGCCCTGGGGGCGCATTACCCTGAGCATTGGCGCCGCGGCCATGATGCCGACAAACGACAACGAGTCGGCGCTGTTCGCCGAGGTGGATCGACGCCTCTATGTCGCCAAGCAACAGGGTCGCAACCGCATCGTATCAGCCGATTGA
- a CDS encoding DUF6272 family protein, with the protein MVEDYGEIYPLQHDRQAECLHLSFWPGSLPLQQRWRNNGLSADFLGDYVTTFFPLDDADPATRRRQNEIRGAVGFIANELLENAMKFHDERSLQPITVDMNLQKQVILLRETNAAAAAEVERLRGFVKQLQTSDPGELYVQQLEENALSESTAGMGFLTMINDYDADLAWRFEALADSGFRVTTQVTIRI; encoded by the coding sequence ATGGTGGAAGACTACGGCGAGATTTACCCGTTGCAGCATGATCGGCAGGCGGAATGCCTGCATCTATCGTTCTGGCCGGGCTCGCTCCCACTCCAGCAGCGCTGGCGCAACAACGGCCTGTCTGCAGATTTTCTCGGAGATTACGTCACCACGTTCTTCCCCCTGGATGACGCCGATCCCGCAACGCGTCGGCGGCAGAATGAAATCCGGGGTGCGGTGGGGTTTATCGCCAACGAATTGCTCGAGAATGCGATGAAATTCCATGATGAGCGCTCGCTGCAGCCCATCACGGTGGACATGAACCTGCAGAAGCAGGTCATCCTGCTCCGTGAGACCAATGCCGCGGCAGCAGCCGAGGTCGAAAGGCTTCGCGGATTTGTGAAGCAGTTGCAGACCAGCGACCCGGGAGAGTTGTACGTTCAACAATTAGAGGAGAACGCACTCTCGGAGAGCACCGCTGGCATGGGGTTTCTGACAATGATCAACGACTATGATGCCGACCTGGCCTGGCGCTTCGAGGCGCTGGCGGATTCCGGCTTCCGCGTCACGACACAGGTAACGATCAGAATATGA
- a CDS encoding slr1659 superfamily regulator: MTTNPVAMNIVSGEGYAVRLDHENDCVHLAGSLRLDGLSEYAPISSLLDQALHDRSELTLDLRELEFLNSSGIATLSKFVISARNHQDCALRIRGSNEIAWQGKSLNNLKRLMPALELTFD, from the coding sequence ATGACGACCAACCCAGTAGCAATGAATATCGTCTCCGGTGAAGGGTATGCGGTCCGGTTGGATCACGAGAACGATTGCGTGCACCTTGCGGGTTCCCTGCGCCTTGACGGGCTGTCGGAGTACGCACCCATCTCCAGTCTGCTCGATCAGGCATTGCACGATCGCTCTGAACTGACGCTTGATCTTCGGGAACTCGAATTTCTCAACAGCTCCGGAATCGCGACACTGTCGAAGTTCGTGATCAGCGCGCGTAATCATCAGGATTGTGCCCTGCGCATACGGGGCTCCAATGAGATCGCCTGGCAGGGCAAGTCTCTCAATAACCTCAAGCGTCTCATGCCGGCGCTTGAACTCACCTTCGACTGA